In Vibrio gallicus, a single window of DNA contains:
- the cysD gene encoding sulfate adenylyltransferase subunit CysD gives MDNDRLTHLRALEAESIHIIREVTAEFENPVMLYSIGKDSSVLLHLARKAFYPAKVPFPLLHVDTNWKFKQMIEFRDELAQKYDLDLLVHKNPRGLELNINPFDHGSAKHTDIMKTEGLKQALDQYQFDAAFGGARRDEEKSRAKERVFSFRDQKHRWDPKNQRPELWQVFNSKVDKGESIRVFPLSNWTELDIWQYIYLENIDMVPLYFAQERPVVERDGTLIMVDDERMPLEPGETPQMKKVRFRTLGCYPLTGAIESQAETLPEIIQEMLLTSTSERQGRAIDKDSSGSMEKKKMEGYF, from the coding sequence ATGGACAACGATAGACTCACTCACCTGCGAGCACTTGAAGCAGAATCAATTCACATCATCAGAGAAGTGACTGCCGAGTTTGAAAACCCAGTCATGCTGTACTCGATTGGTAAGGACTCTTCAGTGTTACTGCACTTGGCACGTAAGGCGTTTTATCCTGCTAAGGTCCCTTTCCCATTACTGCATGTAGATACCAATTGGAAATTCAAACAGATGATTGAGTTTCGTGATGAGTTGGCACAAAAGTACGACCTTGATTTATTAGTCCATAAAAATCCGCGTGGTTTAGAGCTTAATATCAATCCTTTTGACCACGGTAGCGCCAAGCACACCGACATTATGAAAACCGAAGGTCTAAAACAAGCCTTAGACCAATACCAGTTTGATGCCGCTTTTGGCGGAGCAAGGCGCGATGAAGAAAAATCACGAGCTAAAGAGCGTGTATTTTCATTCCGCGACCAAAAACACCGCTGGGACCCAAAAAACCAACGCCCAGAGCTGTGGCAAGTTTTCAACAGCAAGGTAGATAAAGGCGAAAGCATTCGCGTGTTCCCTCTTTCAAACTGGACCGAGTTGGATATCTGGCAATACATCTACCTAGAAAATATCGATATGGTGCCACTGTATTTCGCTCAAGAGCGTCCAGTAGTTGAGCGTGATGGCACTCTAATCATGGTCGATGACGAGCGCATGCCCCTAGAGCCAGGCGAAACCCCACAAATGAAGAAGGTTCGCTTCCGTACCCTAGGCTGCTACCCACTAACCGGCGCAATCGAATCACAAGCAGAAACCCTACCCGAAATAATTCAAGAGATGCTACTGACCTCAACCTCAGAAAGGCAAGGCCGCGCCATAGACAAAGACAGCTCCGGTTCAATGGAGAAGAAAAAGATGGAAGGGTATTTCTAG
- a CDS encoding SLC13 family permease: MSMNSGFVLLIFVSTIVALIRFQKHPARVFGVALLVLFTFNLVSSDQVIRAGSNEGLLTLILLMLCSIALEKTRVLRVMAQFVIRPSYGETFARLFGFTVVFSAFLNNTAVVSSLLAPIRHNPHHSATKLLLPLSYAAILGGTLTLIGTSTNLIVNSLLIDTNLPPLSFFDFTAVGLCVVISCGLILTLLTRFLPQHSVQELNQDNYFIEAKVSPDSPLIGRSIQRNGLRHLESLFLLEIQRDGNLISPVSPTERLQANDRLIFNGDISKVSQLTHYDGLKVNGERDGLSSSSFIEAILLPQSRLVGKSLKQSNFRHKFNAGVVAIKRNGVRLSGKLGEVKLKAGDYLVLTAGEPPALKRDFSHHFILLSDIAIEKKVKGIGEKATLLGFVIALVMASVGLVSLFKAMLLLCGFLLCFGALNLQDIAQRFPYRIWLIITSAIVMSFALQNSGVFESLDSLLLQNNLSLSPEMALIGVFFMTLLLTELVTNNAAAAVVFPIAYSLALSLDANVMSFVMAVAFGASASFISPYGYQTNLMVFNAGQYTLKDFIKVGAPISATYSLTALFAIHYFFGV, translated from the coding sequence ATGAGCATGAATAGTGGCTTTGTTCTGTTGATCTTCGTTAGCACAATTGTTGCGCTAATAAGGTTCCAGAAGCACCCTGCACGAGTATTTGGTGTGGCACTGTTGGTGCTATTCACCTTTAATCTGGTAAGCAGTGATCAAGTGATACGCGCAGGCTCGAATGAGGGCCTGTTAACGCTTATCTTATTGATGTTGTGCTCCATCGCCCTTGAAAAAACGCGCGTACTACGAGTAATGGCCCAGTTTGTGATTCGTCCAAGCTATGGCGAAACCTTTGCCCGCTTGTTTGGCTTCACTGTGGTATTTTCAGCCTTTTTGAACAATACCGCTGTGGTGTCTAGCCTATTGGCACCTATCCGACATAACCCTCACCATAGTGCCACTAAGCTATTGTTGCCCCTATCTTACGCAGCAATCTTAGGCGGAACACTAACCCTGATTGGCACCTCGACCAACCTTATCGTTAACAGCTTATTAATCGATACCAACCTGCCGCCACTCTCCTTTTTTGATTTCACCGCGGTTGGATTATGCGTGGTTATCAGCTGTGGCCTGATTTTAACCCTGCTGACTCGGTTTCTACCACAACACAGCGTGCAGGAACTCAACCAAGACAACTATTTTATCGAAGCCAAGGTTAGCCCAGACTCGCCTCTTATCGGACGCAGTATTCAGCGCAATGGCCTGCGCCACCTTGAATCGCTGTTTTTGCTGGAGATCCAACGTGATGGCAACCTAATAAGCCCAGTTTCACCAACTGAACGACTGCAAGCAAACGACAGACTGATCTTTAATGGTGATATATCTAAGGTATCTCAGCTTACCCACTACGATGGCCTTAAGGTAAATGGCGAGCGCGACGGTCTCTCTTCGAGTAGCTTCATCGAAGCCATTTTATTGCCACAAAGTCGCTTGGTTGGAAAATCCCTTAAGCAATCAAACTTTAGACACAAGTTCAATGCAGGCGTGGTCGCGATAAAACGCAACGGCGTGCGACTTTCTGGCAAGCTAGGGGAAGTAAAACTCAAAGCTGGTGATTACCTAGTTCTAACCGCTGGCGAACCGCCCGCTCTTAAGCGTGATTTTAGCCATCACTTCATTTTACTTAGCGATATCGCCATCGAGAAAAAGGTAAAAGGTATCGGGGAGAAAGCGACCTTATTAGGGTTTGTGATAGCGCTGGTCATGGCCAGCGTGGGACTAGTATCACTGTTTAAAGCGATGCTATTACTTTGCGGATTCCTATTATGCTTTGGTGCGCTCAATCTGCAAGATATCGCCCAGCGTTTTCCTTATCGCATCTGGTTAATCATCACCTCGGCAATTGTGATGTCTTTTGCTCTGCAAAATAGCGGCGTATTTGAATCACTCGACAGCCTGTTATTGCAAAATAACCTCTCCCTTTCACCGGAAATGGCATTAATTGGGGTGTTTTTCATGACCCTATTATTAACCGAATTGGTCACCAACAACGCAGCCGCTGCGGTGGTGTTCCCCATCGCCTATTCACTCGCGTTAAGCCTAGATGCCAATGTTATGTCATTTGTTATGGCGGTGGCATTTGGCGCCAGTGCCAGCTTTATAAGCCCGTATGGCTATCAAACCAACCTGATGGTATTCAATGCAGGCCAATATACACTCAAAGATTTTATTAAGGTCGGCGCACCGATTAGCGCAACCTATAGCCTTACGGCTCTCTTTGCCATCCATTACTTTTTTGGAGTTTAA
- a CDS encoding polysaccharide export protein: MKSNLRTVLPLATLLFLSGCTVPGSHLPTGDKQVISTTKDEDQMTEQERANTPVDVVNVYPLTSSFVNRYSKFADGNVVRSLSNPALDAQVANYEYVIGQGDILNITIWDHPELTIPAGAYRSAEEAGHWVHADGTIFYPYIGFVKVAGKTVTQVRREISKRLTRYIESPQVDVNIAGFRSQKAYVTGEIRQPGYQPLTNVPLTFLDAINQAGGLTSDADWRNVTLTRDGKSETLSLYALMQNGDLTQNRLLAKGDIIHVPRNDAQKVFVLGDVNKPSMLKIDRSGMTLTEALSEVGGIDELAADATGVFVVRSGDRDKQHADYLAQVRDEALTEEQKREQQQQKQQLAEKGQAPRPERITANVYQLDISDATALVTGTEFELEPYDVVYVTAAPIERYNRVLRQILPSISGFNELTEGALRIRTWP; encoded by the coding sequence ATGAAATCGAATTTAAGAACAGTACTGCCTTTGGCAACATTACTTTTCCTCTCTGGTTGTACTGTGCCTGGTTCTCATCTACCTACAGGCGACAAGCAGGTCATTAGCACCACCAAAGATGAAGACCAAATGACAGAGCAGGAGCGCGCCAACACTCCTGTTGATGTAGTGAACGTTTACCCACTTACCTCTTCATTCGTGAACCGCTACAGCAAATTTGCAGACGGTAACGTCGTTCGTTCACTCAGTAACCCCGCATTAGATGCGCAGGTTGCTAATTATGAGTACGTTATTGGTCAGGGAGATATCCTTAACATTACGATTTGGGATCACCCAGAGCTGACTATTCCAGCCGGTGCTTACCGAAGCGCAGAAGAAGCAGGGCATTGGGTTCACGCTGACGGCACTATCTTCTATCCTTATATCGGTTTTGTGAAGGTAGCGGGTAAAACCGTTACTCAGGTACGTAGAGAGATCTCAAAGCGTCTGACTCGTTATATTGAAAGCCCACAGGTAGATGTAAACATCGCCGGTTTCCGCTCGCAAAAGGCGTATGTAACGGGTGAAATCCGTCAGCCGGGCTATCAGCCTCTAACCAACGTGCCACTAACCTTCTTAGATGCTATCAACCAAGCTGGTGGACTAACCTCTGACGCTGACTGGCGCAATGTAACCCTAACCCGCGATGGTAAATCTGAAACATTATCGCTATATGCTTTGATGCAAAATGGCGACCTAACCCAAAACCGCTTGCTGGCCAAAGGCGATATCATTCACGTGCCGCGTAACGATGCGCAAAAGGTGTTCGTGCTTGGCGATGTTAACAAGCCATCCATGCTTAAGATTGACCGTAGTGGCATGACGCTAACTGAAGCGCTTAGCGAAGTAGGCGGTATAGATGAACTTGCCGCTGATGCAACCGGTGTATTTGTAGTACGAAGTGGCGACAGAGACAAACAACACGCAGATTACCTTGCTCAAGTGCGCGATGAAGCGTTAACCGAAGAGCAAAAGCGCGAGCAGCAACAGCAAAAACAACAGTTAGCTGAGAAGGGGCAAGCTCCCCGCCCAGAGCGCATCACAGCTAACGTATACCAACTCGATATCAGCGACGCCACCGCACTTGTAACCGGCACCGAGTTTGAACTAGAACCTTATGACGTAGTCTACGTAACCGCCGCGCCAATCGAGCGCTACAACCGCGTACTACGCCAAATCCTACCATCCATCTCCGGCTTTAACGAGCTAACGGAAGGCGCGCTAAGAATTAGAACTTGGCCGTGA
- a CDS encoding four helix bundle protein has product MRTQSFEQLEVWKRSSRLVVAITQELEDCKNWSFKDQLFRSCLSVPSNIAEGEERETSKESARFLYYAKGSCGEMITQLYIGAELGYISKPKALKYVDEAKHISLMLAKLIKIRNGFVR; this is encoded by the coding sequence ATGCGAACGCAGAGCTTTGAGCAATTAGAAGTTTGGAAAAGAAGTTCCAGGCTGGTAGTTGCGATTACCCAAGAGCTTGAAGATTGTAAAAATTGGTCTTTCAAAGACCAGCTGTTTAGAAGTTGCTTATCTGTGCCTTCAAATATCGCCGAAGGAGAAGAGCGTGAGACCTCAAAAGAATCTGCTCGTTTCCTTTATTATGCAAAAGGCTCTTGTGGTGAAATGATTACCCAGTTATATATTGGTGCTGAACTTGGTTATATAAGCAAACCAAAAGCATTAAAATATGTTGATGAAGCTAAGCATATATCACTAATGCTGGCCAAATTGATAAAAATTAGAAATGGTTTTGTGAGGTAG
- a CDS encoding arsenate reductase/protein-tyrosine-phosphatase family protein, whose protein sequence is MFNKILVVCIGNICRSPIGEEILKQAFPAKQVTSAGLGALVDKPADDNSVKVSKVHGIDLSAHKARQITADMIAENDLILVMEKRHIDAITKLAPAARGKTMLYGHWLNKEIPDPYKKSYEAFEHVYDLVDKSAKEWINRL, encoded by the coding sequence TTGTTTAACAAAATTTTAGTGGTCTGTATCGGCAACATCTGCCGTAGCCCGATTGGCGAAGAAATCTTAAAACAAGCGTTTCCTGCAAAGCAGGTGACTTCAGCAGGGCTTGGTGCGTTAGTTGATAAGCCTGCCGATGATAACTCGGTTAAGGTATCTAAAGTGCATGGGATTGATCTTTCAGCGCATAAGGCGCGTCAAATCACAGCGGATATGATAGCGGAGAATGACTTGATTTTAGTCATGGAAAAGCGCCATATCGATGCCATTACCAAGCTCGCTCCTGCCGCTCGCGGCAAGACAATGCTCTACGGCCACTGGCTCAATAAAGAGATCCCAGATCCTTATAAAAAAAGCTATGAAGCCTTCGAACATGTATACGACCTAGTAGACAAATCCGCTAAAGAGTGGATAAATCGGCTATAG
- the cysN gene encoding sulfate adenylyltransferase subunit CysN — translation MNTLSKLISTDVEAYLKAHENKDLLRFITCGSVDDGKSTLIGRLLYDNQMIFDDQLSAIQQDSKKFNTTDQEFDLALLVDGLQSEREQGITIDVAYRYFTSDKRKFIIADTPGHEQYTRNMATGASTSDLAIILIDARHGVQTQTRRHSYICSLLGIKHVIVAINKMDTVDYSQARYQQIKKEYREFSSELEFDNIQFVPLSALRGDNVVYPSNNMPWYPGSPLMKLLNSVNTKKDNAETEFRFPVQLVNRPNLDFRGYCGTIVSGEIRVGDVLQVLPSNKQSRVKSIVTFDEELTSAFTGQAVTLTLEDEIDISRGDILVRPHQQPLSSNKVSANVVWMNEDALQLDRDYLFKVGTKTINGQVENISHKINVNSLQKSEANQLSLNEIGQCEVAFDQAIAFDPYSKNRVTGSFIIIDRLSNATVGAGMLIGESATEQDQQHKPEYSAFELEFNQLVRKHFPHWEAKDLNR, via the coding sequence ATGAACACTCTCTCTAAATTGATTTCAACGGATGTTGAAGCGTATTTAAAAGCGCACGAAAACAAAGATCTATTGCGTTTTATTACCTGTGGTAGTGTGGATGATGGTAAATCGACCCTGATTGGGCGCTTGTTGTATGATAATCAAATGATCTTTGATGACCAGTTATCAGCTATCCAACAAGACTCTAAAAAATTCAATACTACTGACCAAGAATTTGATTTAGCACTGCTAGTTGATGGGCTGCAATCTGAGCGTGAGCAAGGCATCACTATCGATGTGGCGTATCGTTATTTCACCTCTGACAAGCGTAAATTCATCATCGCTGACACCCCGGGACACGAGCAATATACGCGCAATATGGCCACGGGTGCCTCAACCTCTGATTTAGCGATCATCCTGATTGATGCAAGGCATGGCGTGCAGACTCAAACTCGCCGCCACTCTTATATTTGTTCTTTGCTTGGCATCAAGCATGTGATTGTGGCCATTAACAAGATGGATACTGTCGATTACAGCCAAGCGCGTTATCAGCAGATCAAGAAAGAGTATCGTGAATTTTCTAGCGAGCTGGAATTCGATAACATTCAGTTTGTTCCTCTTTCGGCACTGCGCGGAGATAACGTTGTATACCCAAGCAATAATATGCCTTGGTATCCAGGTTCGCCGTTGATGAAGCTGCTTAACAGCGTTAACACCAAAAAAGACAACGCCGAAACCGAGTTCCGCTTCCCAGTGCAGCTGGTTAACCGCCCTAATCTCGATTTTCGCGGTTACTGTGGCACCATAGTTTCTGGTGAAATCCGCGTAGGTGATGTGCTACAAGTGCTGCCGTCTAATAAACAATCGCGAGTTAAGTCTATCGTCACCTTTGATGAAGAGCTGACTTCTGCTTTTACCGGACAAGCAGTCACCCTTACTCTCGAAGATGAAATAGATATCAGCCGTGGCGATATCTTAGTGCGCCCTCATCAACAGCCATTAAGCTCGAATAAGGTTTCGGCTAACGTGGTATGGATGAATGAGGATGCCCTTCAACTTGACCGTGATTATCTATTTAAGGTTGGTACCAAGACCATTAATGGACAGGTTGAGAACATCAGCCACAAGATCAATGTAAATTCACTGCAAAAAAGTGAAGCCAACCAGCTTTCTCTCAATGAAATCGGGCAATGCGAGGTGGCATTTGATCAGGCTATCGCCTTTGACCCTTATTCTAAGAACCGCGTAACGGGCTCGTTTATTATTATTGACCGACTCAGTAACGCCACCGTTGGAGCGGGCATGCTTATCGGCGAATCTGCCACTGAGCAAGATCAGCAACACAAGCCTGAGTATTCTGCATTTGAGCTTGAGTTTAATCAGCTGGTTCGTAAGCACTTCCCGCACTGGGAAGCCAAAGACCTCAATCGCTGA
- a CDS encoding polysaccharide biosynthesis tyrosine autokinase, whose protein sequence is MTQNTRSQRPQQPPQPDVIDLGKLLGLLLDGKWIIIFTTLVFAALGVTYALLATPIYKADALVQVEDKNSGMSSMLSDSMSDMFSQQSKSATEIEIIKSRMVLGKTVDKFNLTTIATPDYLPLIGKGLAMRLGTQAHIKVERFEIPEYAEAGGYTLILDNLQTGSYTLVDQNGNLILKGTVGQLASSSSTQNPEAQNLAPSSPSTFTLFVSLLDGKAGQTFSLAKQPKLRAIDWLNGGLSVSERGKQSGILSFGFEGPDTAQNIALLNDIATNYFLQNVDRNAAEAGNSLKFVKEKLPEIKAQLTINEDALNKYRQDNDSVDLSLEAQSTLKVMVDLDAQLNELTFKESELSQRFTKQHPAYIAVLEKRKTLEGEKRRLEGKIKQLPKTQREILRLTRDVQVNQEIYVQLLNKSQELAIAKASTVGNVRILDKAASNGLAVKPKKPLICVLATLLGGMLSVAFVLLRAAFHRGVESPDQIEEIGLSVYATIPKSDEQERINKLLLKQKKSKKKQKLENVVLAVANPADLSIEALRSLRTSLHFAMMEAKNNVIMITGPAPSIGKSFVSSNFAAVIASGGQRVLIIDADLRKGKMGSQVELPHHNGLSDVLVGSKTKEEVIHSSIVENLDFIVKGKTPPNPSELLMHSRFVEFIEWASANYDIVLIDTPPVLAVTDAAIVGRHCGTTLMVARFAQTSTKELEVASDRLEQAGVETKGVILNAVEKTASSSYGYGYYNYAYKSE, encoded by the coding sequence ATGACCCAAAATACTCGTTCACAACGCCCCCAACAACCGCCACAGCCGGATGTCATCGACCTAGGCAAACTGCTTGGTCTGTTACTTGATGGCAAATGGATCATCATCTTCACTACATTGGTGTTTGCAGCGTTAGGTGTTACCTATGCCTTGCTGGCAACCCCTATTTATAAGGCGGATGCGTTAGTACAAGTAGAAGATAAGAACAGCGGCATGTCTTCAATGCTAAGTGACAGCATGAGTGATATGTTCTCGCAACAATCAAAATCTGCAACTGAAATCGAGATAATAAAATCTCGCATGGTACTGGGTAAAACTGTCGATAAGTTCAACCTAACAACCATAGCTACCCCAGATTATCTGCCGCTAATAGGCAAGGGCTTAGCCATGCGTTTAGGCACACAAGCACACATCAAGGTAGAACGCTTTGAAATCCCAGAATACGCTGAAGCTGGTGGTTACACTCTAATCCTAGATAACCTGCAAACAGGTAGCTACACCCTAGTAGACCAAAATGGGAACCTAATCCTAAAAGGCACAGTAGGCCAACTAGCTTCGAGCTCTTCTACCCAGAACCCAGAAGCCCAGAACCTAGCACCTAGTAGCCCATCCACCTTTACCCTTTTTGTCTCTCTATTAGACGGTAAAGCCGGCCAAACCTTTAGCTTAGCGAAACAACCAAAGCTGCGCGCTATTGATTGGCTTAACGGCGGGCTTTCGGTTTCTGAGCGCGGTAAACAATCGGGCATTCTATCGTTTGGCTTTGAAGGGCCAGATACAGCGCAAAACATTGCACTGCTAAATGACATCGCTACTAACTATTTCTTGCAAAACGTAGACCGCAACGCGGCAGAGGCGGGCAACAGCCTTAAATTTGTAAAAGAAAAACTGCCAGAAATTAAAGCGCAACTTACCATCAATGAAGATGCGCTAAACAAATACCGCCAAGACAACGACTCGGTTGATTTAAGCCTAGAAGCGCAATCTACTTTAAAAGTAATGGTGGATTTAGATGCGCAACTTAACGAGCTGACATTTAAAGAAAGCGAGCTTTCACAACGCTTCACCAAACAGCACCCCGCTTATATCGCAGTATTAGAAAAGCGTAAAACCCTAGAGGGTGAGAAGCGCAGACTAGAAGGTAAGATCAAACAATTACCGAAAACCCAGCGTGAAATACTTCGTTTAACGCGTGATGTGCAGGTAAACCAAGAAATATACGTACAACTGCTTAATAAGTCGCAAGAGCTTGCGATTGCGAAGGCAAGTACTGTGGGTAATGTGCGCATTCTTGATAAAGCGGCCAGCAACGGCCTTGCTGTGAAACCGAAAAAACCACTTATCTGCGTATTAGCAACCCTACTTGGCGGCATGCTAAGTGTCGCGTTCGTGCTACTGCGCGCAGCATTTCATCGCGGCGTTGAAAGCCCTGATCAAATTGAAGAGATTGGCCTTTCAGTTTACGCCACTATCCCGAAATCAGATGAGCAAGAGCGCATCAACAAGCTACTGCTTAAACAGAAGAAGTCCAAGAAGAAACAAAAACTAGAAAACGTAGTTTTAGCCGTGGCCAACCCCGCTGATCTCTCTATTGAAGCACTGCGCTCACTACGTACCAGCTTACACTTTGCGATGATGGAAGCAAAAAACAACGTCATCATGATAACCGGCCCCGCGCCAAGCATTGGTAAATCCTTTGTTTCAAGCAACTTTGCGGCGGTAATTGCCAGCGGTGGTCAGCGGGTACTCATTATAGATGCAGATTTGCGCAAGGGGAAAATGGGCAGTCAGGTTGAATTGCCGCACCACAATGGCCTTTCTGACGTGCTAGTGGGCAGCAAAACCAAGGAAGAGGTGATCCACAGCTCAATTGTGGAAAACCTAGACTTTATTGTCAAGGGTAAAACCCCACCAAACCCATCTGAGCTGCTAATGCACTCAAGATTTGTAGAGTTTATCGAGTGGGCAAGCGCTAACTACGACATCGTACTTATTGATACCCCACCAGTACTAGCAGTAACAGACGCGGCCATTGTAGGCAGACATTGCGGCACAACTCTAATGGTTGCAAGATTCGCTCAAACCTCAACCAAAGAGTTAGAAGTAGCAAGCGACCGCCTAGAACAAGCCGGCGTAGAAACCAAAGGCGTTATCCTAAACGCAGTAGAGAAAACCGCATCAAGCTCATAT